In Campylobacter vulpis, a genomic segment contains:
- a CDS encoding OPT family oligopeptide transporter — protein MHTSKNLRELTFRGLILGSILTLIFTASNVYLGLKVGLTFSSSIPAVVISMAVLSFFKNSSILENNMVQTEASAAGTLSAVIFVIPGLFMCGYWSEFPLWQTFMICLCGGVLGVLFTIPLRRVMVVESQLAYPEGRAAAEILKVANKDQSNKKGKEGVKEIAFGSFIAAIMSLFSSGFKIIASESSLAFIWNKMAFGFSMGYSLALLGAGYLVGLTGAIALFVGMFLAWGVFTPYLSSFEFTSTSEAVSLAGSVWKDKVRLIGTGTIAIAALWTLFELLKPVFEGMKELIKHAKLSPEVSKQDLSFKSIAVLFFITLLGLFATFYSFVSEANLSPFYTLLFSIGGTILAVLIGFFVAAACGYMAGLVGSSSSPISGIGLIAIIASSLVILLVGADIFKGEMLSQFAIALAIFITSVILATAAISNDNLQDLKTGHLVGATPWKQQVSLLIGCVFGSLAITPVLNLLYQAYGFVGAMPREGMDTSAALAAPQANLMNTIAQGIFHQNIEWKYIAFGICVGILVIIIDKFLRKSDKMLPPLAVGIGIYLPPSVNIPLVIGGVLKYFVMKKLAQKYAKNSHKDEKLAKSEQRGTLFASGLIVGESICGVIIAGITAFSLSRGGSESPLELGLGIYNNELLALIFFIGAVLFFIKRILRKD, from the coding sequence ATGCACACTTCAAAAAATTTACGCGAACTTACCTTTAGAGGCTTGATTTTAGGGAGTATTCTTACCCTCATCTTTACCGCTTCTAATGTCTATTTAGGGCTTAAAGTGGGGCTAACTTTTTCCTCCTCTATCCCTGCTGTTGTCATTTCTATGGCGGTTTTAAGCTTCTTTAAAAATTCAAGCATTTTAGAAAATAATATGGTGCAAACAGAAGCCTCCGCCGCTGGAACGCTTTCGGCGGTGATTTTTGTCATACCGGGGCTTTTTATGTGCGGGTATTGGAGTGAATTTCCTCTATGGCAAACCTTTATGATTTGCCTTTGTGGTGGAGTGCTTGGAGTGCTTTTTACCATACCCTTAAGGCGTGTGATGGTGGTGGAGAGTCAATTAGCCTACCCGGAGGGCAGAGCGGCGGCTGAAATTTTAAAAGTGGCAAACAAAGACCAAAGTAATAAAAAAGGCAAAGAGGGCGTGAAAGAAATCGCCTTTGGCTCTTTCATCGCCGCTATAATGAGCCTTTTTAGCAGTGGCTTTAAAATCATAGCGAGCGAAAGCTCCCTAGCTTTTATTTGGAATAAAATGGCTTTTGGCTTTTCTATGGGCTATTCTTTAGCACTTTTAGGTGCGGGGTATCTTGTAGGACTTACAGGAGCGATAGCACTTTTTGTGGGAATGTTTTTAGCGTGGGGCGTTTTTACGCCTTATCTTTCAAGCTTTGAATTTACAAGCACGAGTGAGGCGGTAAGTTTAGCAGGAAGTGTGTGGAAAGATAAGGTAAGGCTCATTGGCACAGGCACCATAGCCATAGCGGCACTTTGGACTCTTTTTGAGCTTTTAAAGCCTGTGTTTGAGGGCATGAAAGAATTAATCAAACACGCTAAACTTAGCCCAGAAGTTAGCAAACAAGACCTTTCATTTAAAAGCATTGCGGTATTATTTTTCATCACGCTTTTAGGGCTTTTTGCGACCTTTTATAGTTTTGTGAGTGAGGCGAATTTAAGCCCTTTTTATACCTTACTTTTTAGCATAGGTGGGACGATTTTAGCCGTGCTAATAGGCTTTTTTGTAGCGGCTGCTTGTGGCTATATGGCAGGACTTGTTGGCTCATCTTCAAGCCCAATTTCTGGCATAGGTTTAATAGCCATTATCGCTTCTTCTTTGGTAATTTTGCTTGTAGGGGCGGATATTTTTAAGGGTGAAATGCTTTCTCAATTTGCCATCGCTTTAGCCATTTTTATCACAAGCGTGATTTTAGCCACGGCGGCGATTTCAAATGATAATTTGCAGGATTTAAAAACAGGACATTTAGTCGGTGCGACTCCTTGGAAACAGCAAGTTTCTTTGCTAATAGGCTGTGTTTTTGGGAGTTTAGCTATCACACCTGTTTTAAATTTGCTTTATCAAGCTTATGGTTTTGTAGGGGCTATGCCTAGAGAGGGTATGGATACTTCCGCCGCCTTAGCCGCCCCTCAAGCTAATCTTATGAACACCATAGCACAGGGCATTTTTCATCAAAATATAGAGTGGAAATACATAGCCTTTGGAATTTGCGTAGGCATTTTAGTCATCATCATCGATAAATTTTTAAGAAAAAGCGATAAAATGCTCCCGCCTTTAGCCGTAGGTATAGGCATTTATCTTCCGCCTTCTGTGAATATCCCTTTAGTTATAGGTGGGGTTTTAAAATATTTTGTGATGAAAAAACTCGCACAAAAATACGCTAAAAATTCACACAAAGATGAAAAACTCGCTAAAAGTGAGCAAAGAGGCACACTTTTTGCCTCTGGGCTTATCGTGGGGGAAAGCATTTGCGGGGTTATAATAGCTGGGATTACCGCTTTTTCTTTAAGCCGTGGAGGGAGTGAAAGTCCGCTTGAACTTGGACTTGGCATTTATAATAATGAGCTTTTAGCCCTTATCTTTTTCATCGGTGCGGTGTTATTTTTCATCAAAAGAATTTTAAGAAAAGACTAA
- a CDS encoding undecaprenyl-diphosphate phosphatase, with product MENLYALILGIIEGLTEFLPISSTGHMILGTTILGIKMDDFWRSFLIIIQLGSILAVLFVFWRKLLQSFVLWFKLAFAFLPTGLIGIFVSKYLEFLFNGYVVAFMLILGGVVFIVIELLHRGKNYAVNALEEVSFKQAFCIGLIQSLAMIPGTSRSGASIIGGLLLGLNRKVAAEFSFLLAVPTMIIATAYSIYKEPSLLSNASSFTPLIIGFVVAFVVAVLVIKFFLKFIAKFDFIPFGIYRIVLGILFFYLYMNGILDAGSEFEL from the coding sequence TTGGAAAATTTATATGCTTTGATACTTGGCATTATCGAGGGTTTGACGGAATTTTTGCCTATTTCTAGCACGGGGCATATGATTTTGGGGACGACTATTTTGGGGATTAAAATGGACGATTTTTGGCGGTCGTTTTTGATTATTATCCAGCTTGGCTCGATTTTGGCGGTGCTTTTTGTCTTTTGGCGTAAGCTTTTGCAAAGCTTTGTTTTGTGGTTTAAATTAGCCTTTGCCTTTTTACCTACGGGGCTTATAGGGATTTTTGTGTCAAAATATTTAGAATTTTTATTTAATGGTTATGTTGTAGCTTTTATGTTGATTTTAGGGGGGGTGGTTTTTATCGTAATCGAGCTTTTGCATAGGGGGAAGAATTATGCGGTCAATGCTTTGGAGGAAGTAAGTTTCAAACAAGCTTTTTGTATAGGGCTAATCCAGTCTTTAGCGATGATTCCGGGCACTTCAAGGAGCGGAGCAAGTATCATAGGCGGACTTTTGCTAGGGCTTAATCGTAAGGTCGCTGCGGAATTTAGCTTTTTACTTGCCGTGCCAACGATGATAATTGCCACAGCGTATAGCATTTACAAAGAACCAAGCCTTTTAAGTAATGCCTCTTCTTTCACGCCTCTTATTATAGGCTTTGTGGTGGCTTTTGTGGTGGCGGTTTTGGTGATTAAATTTTTCTTAAAATTCATCGCTAAATTTGACTTTATCCCTTTTGGGATTTATCGCATTGTGCTTGGAATTTTATTTTTTTATCTTTATATGAATGGAATTTTAGACGCGGGAAGTGAATTTGAGCTTTAA
- the thrS gene encoding threonine--tRNA ligase, which translates to MEKEVIAYQNNGVLIDTQSATNLDFEKVYFDNSKEALEVLRHSCAHLMAQAIKALYPEAKFFVGPVIEDGFYYDFRVSSKLGEEDLIRIEKKMKEFAEAKLEIQKYTLSKKEAIEKFKDDDLKQEVLAKIPNDEVSIYKQGEFEDLCRGPHAPNTKFLRFFKLTRIAGAYLGGDEKREMLTRIYGTAFADKESLKEYLHIIEEAKKRDHRKLGSELKLFTFDEQIGGGLPLWLSNGARLRSKLEQMLYKIHRLRGYEPVRGPELLKAEAWKISGHYANYKENMYFTHIDEQEYGIKPMNCVGHIKIYQSDVRSYRDLPLKFFEYGVVHRHEKSGVLHGLFRVREFTQDDAHIFCMPSQIKEQVLEILAFVEHLMKLFDFSYEMEISTRPEKAIGDEAIWEVATKALKEALDEQGLKYGIDEGGGAFYGPKIDIKITDALKRKWQCGTIQVDFNLPERFELEYTTSENTKERPVMLHRAILGSFERFVGILTEHCAGEFPFFIAPTQVGIVIINETHLAYAKGIQRMLLELGVDSEIYDKNESLSKKIRNAEKQKLPMILVLGDEELSNRAVALRDRRAKEQKSLSLDEFINLVKEKMSEVAF; encoded by the coding sequence ATGGAAAAGGAAGTCATAGCATATCAAAACAACGGAGTATTGATAGACACTCAAAGTGCGACGAATTTGGACTTTGAAAAAGTTTATTTTGATAATAGTAAAGAAGCCTTAGAGGTGCTTAGACACTCCTGCGCACACTTGATGGCACAAGCGATTAAGGCACTTTACCCTGAGGCAAAATTTTTTGTCGGTCCTGTGATAGAGGACGGGTTTTATTATGATTTTCGTGTAAGCTCTAAGCTGGGCGAGGAGGACTTAATAAGAATAGAAAAAAAGATGAAAGAATTCGCCGAAGCTAAACTTGAAATTCAAAAATACACCCTAAGCAAAAAAGAAGCGATTGAAAAATTTAAAGATGATGACTTAAAACAAGAAGTTTTAGCCAAAATCCCAAACGATGAGGTAAGCATTTATAAGCAAGGGGAATTTGAGGATTTATGTCGTGGTCCTCACGCACCAAATACGAAATTTTTGCGTTTTTTTAAACTCACACGCATTGCGGGAGCGTATTTAGGCGGTGATGAAAAAAGAGAAATGCTAACACGCATTTATGGCACAGCCTTTGCCGATAAAGAAAGCTTGAAAGAATATCTACACATCATCGAAGAAGCAAAAAAAAGAGACCATAGAAAGCTTGGCAGTGAGCTAAAACTCTTCACTTTTGATGAGCAAATTGGTGGCGGTTTGCCTTTGTGGCTAAGTAATGGAGCTAGGTTGCGTTCAAAATTAGAGCAAATGCTTTATAAAATCCACCGCTTAAGAGGCTATGAGCCTGTGAGAGGACCTGAGCTTTTGAAAGCGGAGGCGTGGAAGATTAGCGGACATTATGCAAATTATAAAGAAAATATGTATTTTACGCACATTGACGAGCAAGAATATGGCATTAAGCCGATGAATTGCGTGGGGCATATTAAGATTTATCAAAGCGATGTGCGAAGTTACCGCGATTTACCGCTGAAATTTTTTGAATATGGCGTAGTGCATAGACACGAGAAAAGCGGAGTTTTGCACGGACTTTTTAGGGTAAGAGAATTCACGCAAGATGACGCACATATTTTTTGTATGCCAAGCCAAATTAAAGAACAAGTGCTTGAAATTTTAGCCTTTGTAGAACATTTGATGAAACTTTTTGATTTTAGCTATGAAATGGAAATTTCAACCCGCCCTGAAAAAGCCATAGGTGATGAAGCCATTTGGGAAGTAGCGACAAAGGCTTTAAAAGAGGCTTTGGACGAACAGGGTTTAAAATATGGCATAGACGAGGGAGGCGGGGCTTTTTATGGTCCTAAAATAGACATTAAAATCACAGACGCACTTAAGCGTAAATGGCAGTGTGGCACGATACAGGTGGATTTTAATTTGCCTGAACGATTTGAGTTAGAATACACTACAAGTGAGAATACTAAAGAACGTCCTGTGATGTTGCATCGTGCGATTTTAGGCTCTTTTGAGAGATTTGTGGGGATTTTAACCGAGCATTGTGCGGGAGAATTTCCCTTTTTCATCGCACCAACTCAAGTGGGCATAGTGATTATCAATGAAACGCATTTAGCCTATGCAAAGGGCATACAAAGAATGCTTTTGGAATTAGGCGTGGATAGTGAAATTTATGATAAAAATGAAAGTTTGAGTAAGAAAATTCGCAATGCTGAAAAGCAAAAATTGCCGATGATTTTGGTTTTAGGCGATGAGGAGCTGTCAAATAGAGCTGTGGCTTTAAGAGATAGGAGGGCTAAGGAGCAAAAAAGCCTTAGTTTAGATGAATTTATTAATTTAGTGAAGGAGAAAATGAGTGAGGTTGCGTTTTGA